The genomic window TGTGTATGGCTCGGGTTTTGAAACAATTCCTCTAGATAGATGTATGAAAAGACTCtttgaaaaattggtattgTTTTTAGAGAGTGAGAGGTGACCTGCTTTTATAGGCCACTAACACAGTCCCAATGAGACTCTACTTGTAATTAGAAATATGACTCAAAGTGAAAGGGGATTTTACTTATAAATGGAATGGGACTTCATTAACACAATCCcaataggactcttcccaaaaatataagactaatagaataaaataaaataaaataaaaaattatttacactatTCCTACAAGAATTGCTCACTAAAATTGAGGTTTGCCACAAGAAGGCAGACATGTACATGCGTGAGCAACTCTCGGCCTCGTCTAAGCTACTAACCATTTTGAATCCATCCACAATGACTAGTAGCATAGCACAACATCTCCACCCACACCGGATTTAACATCTCCCATCGATCAACAATGGACTATCACAAAAATACTGAAATCAACACTTTTAACACCTACAGATCAACACCCAACAATGCCACGTTTTTGCTCTATTGCAGATGGAAATGGAAACaagaatattgaatcaactACAATTTATATGATGGTGCCTGTTTGCTATGGAAccaaaatagaatataaaaaaatagaggaaagagAATTCTAGGTCCGTAAATGGCTCAACCTAAAAACAACTAACCCTTGCACAAGTATTGGTTTATTCATTTACATTCGGAGTCTAAAAACACACTAAGATTCCTTTTTAAGTCAAATTCGTATGCATTGCATTTAGGATAATAACATAAACCCTCAGCATATGAATATTTGGAATATTAAGGGTAGCCAAGGATTGGCTTTACTTTTTCACTATCTAATATTTGGAATTGCTCACTTAAACTAAGATGTGGCATGAGAAGGCAGACAGAGAAAAAATGGGGCATTAAATTTCCAATTCAGTGATTAGGCCTACAACAATGTATGAGGAAACATAAGGCCTAATGAAGAATGGGCTGTAGAATTGGGCCTCTATAGTATGTTCATATTGTCAGCATTTCTCTACTCATCTTAGATCTCATCCCACATCGAAAATACATGTAAGAAATAAGGTGTTTAAATCACATACGTCCAGATACCAACTTACATGTCTTGTCGCCCCTTAATCAGAATTAAAAAAGAAACGACCGGAATTGTCCCAACCCGTCGTCATTTGGAATTGCTCAGTGAGACTACGAGCGAAGCCTTTTTCACCTTCTGCTATTGGAATTGCTCATTGAAACTGAGGTATGCCATGAGTAGGCTCACATGAGTGAGCAACTCCCCGTCTCGCCTAAGTTACTGACCGTGTTGAATCCACCCACAATGAGTGGCAGCATGACACAACATCTCCACCCACACATCACTTACCATCTCTCATTTCTCTCCAGCCTTCATTTCTAGAGATTCCAACATTTTGGCAAGCCTACATGCCTCGAATAACATTGACTtgcttttatttcatttcactTCTCCGGGCTCATGTTTCGTGTTAACTTGAAGCAACAATTTGCAAGCTTCATTTTTGCTAGATATAAACTCacttttttgttgaaaaaatctTTTGGCCTCTGCACAGGTGTCTCAGAACCTAAACTCCCCTGTTCCTTTAGGTAGCATAAATGGACACATGACTAGCAGATACAACATATACTCCGATAAGCATTTGCttattttgcatcttgctttagGATTGGGGTCCTCATCAGAATAGCTATAGAGATCTATTGCGATATGCCAAAAGAGGATTGTGTGATCAAATTCTACATCAACTACACTCCAACCAAGTGTCTCAATAAACTCCCAATTCGTAATCACATAATCACCTCTGTGTTTGAGTAGTGACCTGAGATCCTTGGCATCATTTGTCATATGTAGGAGCAAGTTGAAGAAGGGTTTCTTCATGTCATCCACCTTCTCCCACTTCATGTACCAGTACCTCTCTAAGAATTTGTTCATGTCAAAGAACCTGGGAACTTGATTGAACTTAGTGTTGTCTCTGAGGCAATAATCAATTAAGTTGTTCTATGCCATGCGTCCAGACCATTTCTTGTCACTGGTTAAAACTGATCAAAAATGGGTAATGACCCGACAAATGGAATTAGTGAGAGAGTTCTTCTTACTGCTCAACCAGACAATGCTCCAGTCAGACAAAATCAGCATAATGATAGCATAAATCTCTAGAAAAATAGCTCATAAGAGTAATAAGTAATGTTGATGCCAATGTTTGAGAACTCATGCTTATCGATGAAGAAGCAAAAGATCACTAAGGTAGAAATAGTGGAAAAGAAGCTGGCAGTGTGGAGAAGAATGCCTAGGAGAGAATAAACCACAGTTTTCTTGGTGTAGAGCACATCATACATAAAACTGATCTCCATCTCTACCACTTAGAAGGCCTCTTCGAGTGACAGGTACCTGATGATGGGCTCATTGTTTTTTATGTCATTAAAGCTGAGAATGAGGTTTGCATATAGATGTCGGAATTGCTTCTTGAATAAGGAGTAAgcttcatcaatatattttcCATCAGGACTAGTAATGTTGCCCTTATCTTTGTGAAACACAATCGCTGTATCTCCTCTCATGATTTCAACGTAATCTAGTCAAGGATCGAGAGATGGAAACAAAGACTCTCTCAAGTGATTGTTGCTTGCAGACATGAGAACCCAAGTCCTCTCTCCATACTTGATAATTCCAGCAACAAACATTGGAATGGACAAAAACGTGAGTGAAGTTCCTGCCCATGACCTCAGAAACACATAAAAAGCCACTCCAACTTGAGCAACTAGTCCAAGCAAGTGCCTTAACCACAACTCATTGTCTTTCAAGGAGTAAGCAGTGATGGTATTCGGGTTACCAAGGTGTAGGAGAATAAATGGTGCCCAAAATTCCATGAGGGTGTAGTTCGGATCCATAATTTTATCATCCGAATCTTCTTGACTACTGGAGAGGGTGCCCAGGGATACCGTTGCCACCCAATCTGCTGACAGGTATGCCGCCCAAATCAGGATTCTGATCCAGGGTGTGTTTGTATACTTTCGTCGCTTGCTGAAGAGGATGCGGACAATCTGCAGGGAGACGCTGAGTAGAACCATCACGCGGAGCTCCCACTCATTCCAAAGTTTCCGCACACTTTCTAGCAAAACCTGGATTAGTGATCTCTTCTCCACAAAAATCATACTGCGAGCAACTGAACATTCAAAAAGTATTAGAGCCAAAAGAACAAGAGACAGATTGGTGGGAAAACAATATGAACTTACATGTAATTAGCATTGTTGGCTGGTTGTGCACACTAAGAACTTGAGTGAAGCTCAACTACAACGGATTAGCTTGGTTTTTGCTCTCCTGGAACTAATTCTTCATTTCATTCCAATCCTAGTGCCTCACTATTGTAACTCCTTGTGCCCAGCTATAAAGGAAGTGGAGAGAATGAGAAATCTACTCAGGGAATGTGATTCGTCTCCAgcaacggcaccatttgattcttgtgccagacgggtgttatcaagaaaatttataaaacctaaatcactttacactagggtagcatggcTACTAtcgtatagtggctctagggtcgtccatagggatgggttttcttcGTACAAGTGACTTTAGTGAAGGTAATGAAGtggtgtttttccttatgaaaattagcttttaaagaaaatgaaattgtggttgaaaattttgattttaagttaagcaaaaataacaattgaagttaactacaaaaaGAATGTCTCTTGGaactttaggtcactaggatcgggttccttaggcaaagggggagattccagatcttctgctcgcattggggacaataacataaaggatggttatctcccaaaccggttttgtatttagcaattaagatttgatccaaagggttcatgaaaaatggtagttgctttccattaatggcttcaaacactaaagaccttcaccttgaaccactttccaatggctcgtacttgataactaatgaaaatccatggatctagcaataaacATCCATAGAACCCataaagcttaccaagtattggccattcaaggtgattctcaccttgaaccgccttccaatggctcgtacttgataactaatggacatccatggatctagcaataagcatccatagaattcGGAAAGCTTActaagtattggccattcaaggtgattataagggatttaaagctaaaccttgaaataaaaaccattaatggttaacaactaccttcatttaaagcaaggaaaactcccacctttgcatccgggtccttcacctagcttccatcactccaagaaatgtaaaacttagccactcatcccctgagaaatcatccttagaggttctttggctagaaagaaaaatgaaaacaaaatgagaaggaaaggtagAGCAAGGGctctatatatttcttcctATGGGAATTACAAGTGTCGTATATTCGTCCCATTTTCAAAAGATTATAGAAAAAGATCTTATTTAGAGAGGTCTTTCCAACCCCCCTTTATAGTTCCTAACCAAGAAATCctatcattggttgattacaaggagaaaatagtaatttacacAAATATCTggaaataaaaatctaacggagtcggtgcacaaGAAGATTTTTTCaaccatgcgaaatttcgcatggtgtgcgaaatttcgcatggtgtgtGAAATTGTCTTTCACTCAGTCCTACAACTGCTCCTCTTCTTGATTTTGCATGCTATGCGAAATTGCTacatgttggatttcttccttgcatctctgattggcttggcaaccTATTTCCaagcttggcaaagggctatgaagtgctccaaaactcagattcttcatgtatttgagcttcaacttgcattgccatggattgtacaaaatttttcctcattctttttgcttgtttcaatgataaaaaagctaccaaaacaccaaaactagccaaaaacttattagtaacccttgctaggttccttaatgtgccaattgagttaaaaagtattaactactactcaaaagtgtttaaaacaattaatttcaagctataaaagagcactttttgagtagtaatcactccccccaaccgacacaTTAcaagtcccttagcaatgaaggagagataaagaaaaatgtacagtaaaataatttacaaaatcatgctaatcactccaaaaaattttcaagtggcatgatgcgGATCATACTCTCTCATGAAACATCAAAGAGGCAAAAcccaaccttcaacaagagtcatcaaatatcttgcttaatcacaatttataaagagtagacattatacaaatttaaacatcaaaagaatttccactcccaaaggtccaatccttactcttccacaaaaatctaagtgttaagcttattagtttccgattatagTATGTCGAACTATtttctccccccaacctagttctttctcaaaccttagcaaactgaccaacctccaatggctaagaacgcacctattttatttcacaattttttttcattgtaggagtgcaatgctaaaggtattgttttctaaagtgtccatgtaacagggatccatcaatgactcccaaccaatcaaggtttagggcatcaagctttaaggctctttcaaccactaactccttaGATTTCATCCtggatttttgagattgaaattcaatactcaagcacctacaatatgttaaactccacctattgacccttgtaacgagcattgaggtcggtgactcccaaccaataaaggcttagggccgagttttaaagactttcgccatatacccctcgaaccttgctcgggtttcaaggcaagtgaaacactttttttttttttttttgaaggatcattggccttttataaggtgtccaacactattaaaacgaggtcaaaggtaccaagtcgaaattttcctaagttcagggGATGatatagtttttcatcttataacaggaacctaatgtgcacagtgtgtggtaagattaaagtggaagaaataaggttgaatttaataggagtttcaacaattcatcaacctcaataagcataatacaaactctaagattcaaataaaaagacaagaactcaatttctcccatttcattttgagaatttttttcttaataaccatggagagtagagtaaaaacttttaaaattaagcaaaaagtaactaaattaacaaattaacctagcattattaacaatacttccttcctcaactctctccccaaccaagatcaacattgccctcaatgtgtcaagagcaattgaaaataaagggaggaagtggtacctcctgagtgaaatggagtctgagtcgtataggagaaaccacatgagtcaaaaaaaaaaaagtaatgagtataggaaatagaaaaatgccaagttgtagaccctctattttgtcctactagcacATGTTCTATTATGTGTCCATTTGATACTTTACGATAATTCTCTTATGACCCATTGGACACCATCTGAGGCCTACTTTTgcactctaggcccatttagatgcacttggcccattaggtacACTCCTAGGTCAATTGACGCATTTCTAATCACCTTACatcacttaggtcacttagacactttttggcctaggtcacttagatgcttttttgggtttaattccctaagattaattttttgattgcttgatttttttaattaggtgagtatttggcttgattttgatttaGATTGCTTGAGATGAATTTTCGATATTTAATTGTGTCAATTTGATATTTtggttgtttgtttctttttctttatttattttttttatttttatttttttaaatttaatttcttattgtattttagtttaatatttagattattaattatatgcatttggtatttatttatttttcttattttatttctttatttatctatttaatttattttcagagAATTGCATGTGATTGGtgatcttattattattattatttatttattattattatcattattgcatgaattaatccttAGGTTTTTTCTCGTATATGCATgtattcatattttctattttgtttctaattagcatgatttttattattattattattattattattattataaggtttttttttatatatatagttacttatttatttattttgcatgggaGTTTGGTAACTCCCAAAAGATGCAAGACGAGGGCTGCCacttttcagaaaaaaaaaaaaaaaaaaggaacaaaagggGATTGGTGATGTAAAAGGGGTTTTATAGGGAAGAGATAGTTAAGTTGATCTGGAGAAGAGGATAGTTTTTTTGGAAAGGGTGTTTACAGAGTGGGGAATAGagtttttttaaagaagttGAGGATTTTGAGAAGGAAAGGGAAGAGTCTGGAGAGGGAGAGGTTTTTAAGAACGATGTGAGGAGTCTGATAAAAAGGAGAatgaggggttttttttttctgaaaggCAGGAAGAGGAGGTTTTTCTTAAAGTCCGCAGGAAAAAAAGAGTCTGGGGTAGAGGTTtggagaggagaaaaaaaaaaaaaaaacgaagggGTTTTCTAAAATGGAGGTGGAGAAATTCTGGTAAAGAGGGCTGGTCATTTTATCAACTGTAGGAGGGAAGCATATTCAGGTATGATCATGACAGATTCATTGTTATTCTTCAATATCATGGAGTTCTTCCTTTTCTCTTGCCATCTATGGGTATCATTGCTATGGTCTGAATGTGGATATCTTGCACGTTTGATTTCTGTTGATCTTTGAGATGACATGGTTTTCTTGCTATTGTCCTATCtgctattcttttttttttttatgatagaaaGCAACCTGATTTTGTTTCATCCTACTGTGAAATATCTGAGAACCATGTCTTTGATTCTTATCTGAACCTATGATATCTCTCACTTGCTTTGGAAGCCCATTGACAACCCATGGAATGGGGCTGCATTTAATGGAATCTTTTGGCCCgtttatttttactttgttgttgttgctaTCCCCTTATGCAACTTCTCTACTTCTAAACCCATTTTTGGGCCCGTGAGGCTGGAACTCCCGTCACTCTGATACTTGAAAATTGATTTAGGTGGCTGAGACCACCCTCTTCGTTGCCATCTTCACTTGGGTCTATCAATGGTTTTATTCAATCTTCACCATTCTGTGTAGTTGCAATTGAAATATCTTTCACCATGAAATAATGGCCATGTTCGCTGAATATTCTGGAAATTCAAGTGGATAGTTGCTGAAATTGTAATCAAACCACACTGAAATTCAATGAAATTGGAACACATTGATATATGAATGTATTGATTTAATGTGGCTGGTTGTGATCATGATAACAATctgtgtatttttttattttaatgtttaaagtGGATGGAAATTTAGTATAGTGGCATAGGTAAATATAAGTGACTGAAAAATTCAAAGGTGTGCATGTGAAGATCCCATGGTTGTTGAAGTAATATTCTTGACCGAATTAAAGAGGTTGCGTGGCTGAAAGTTGGTGTTGTTGATGAAGAATTCAATGGCCAAAAATTTATGGTGAAAATGTAATGAAGGAAAGACGAATCCCGGTGACTGCAGGTACATGAATTTGGAGTCTGGTTCTGTTATAAATAATAGGAAATTCTGATGGTCAGGCAACGCTATGTTTGTGGCTGCATATGCGTAAGCTCACGGCTAAAATTCAGGTGGAGGTACACTAAGGTTTTACATAATGTAATCTGCTCAAATTTCAAGGATTGAATATGGAGATTTTAAGGATGAAATTCATGCCGCATTGGTGAGTTTTAATGGAGGAAGTGGCAGCATGTGTGAATTTTGTGGTCTAAAATCAATGGAGTAAGGTTTTGGTGGATAGATAAGGACATAAGGTTGCATAGGTGTGCTGAATCTCCGGGCTGAACTTGTGGATGTGGATAGAAACTTTCTCATGGCTGAAAATTCATAGTGAAATGTGCTGAAAATTTGGTGAAGGACCATTTATAAACGAGCTGGAAGTTATGGCTGAAAGTTTGCTTTAATTCAAAATGGAAATATACTTgagttttaataaatttgaggtTTGCATAGAAGAAAGTTGATAGCTGAAATTCTATTGAAATTATCCATGATTTAGGTATGGCCTTAATGAAGAGTGAGGCTGATTTTTTAATGGTTGAATATGCAGCCACTAACGAAGCTTTGTGCAAGCCGACCATGACAAAGTTAATGACTATTTGTATGAGTGGCTGAAATTTGATTGCGTATGTGATTGTGGCTAGCGACCATGTGTGTTAGtattttagattttagataTCAAATAAGTTAGTGCGATCAATATGTGATGATTTCTTCAAAATGTACGTAGATAAATAtaatggttgattttttttaaggtaaaatTTGTGTAGAAggttaattaaaattagattttttaacacttaggttttagctttttttttttaatgttaataggaaagttagtatttttttttaaaatattatttttaatgtaaataaacGTTggagatttaaaaattttagttttcaatagtaatgaaagaattgaattttgcttatttttagttttagatattattttaatatagatAAAAGTTAGagcaattaaaattttagttttagttaaatttCTTATGAGAATGAAAAGTTGGAGTCTTTAAATCTTTAGTTTAATTGGGTGATTAAAgctaaagttatttttactaGATTAATTAGTCATATGGTAAAATGCCTTttctaaattagttttaatttaatttatttcatttagttgattagagtattttaggtttttttaaagttcattaagttttttttagctgtatggtaaaaaaaaaaatgtttttttctaGTTCACTATTTCACTAGGTCATTGTTAATAATTCTCAGCGTTAAACATTTTATTATggtcatgcatggccacctttggcatgcgAGTCCCACCAACTACGTACCAtccttctcttttatttatttatttaatttttttttttattctcgcgtgtcaaaatataattttcaaaactcctaTCTTCACGTTTCgactttcaaaaataattttccaaaattccaattttccaaaaatttctattttcaaaataatcttccaaaatttcattttttaagtttaattttttaaaattccattctcaaagtCCCCATTTTCCAAATtcccaattttccaaaattccatttatcaaaataatccttccaaattttcaattttttttaaaatttaatttttcaaaattccattctcgaaattcccattttccaaaattcaaaatttatttatttattcatttttattttattttattttaaattattttttatttatttgttttgaaaataccattctcaaagagatttccaaactttttttaaattccacTTCCGAAAtttcaaatctaattttcaaaattcctcttttcaaattttttttatataaaagtgaataagttttcataattctaaaatgatggaatttatgagaattaattcatagCGAAAattaattgggctttggtgggggcccgacattcataacatttttttcgaaaataattcaagtaagtTATGCTCtccattttgtttgattttgatttggttttgtttgagattttttacaCTTGTCATTGTACACTAACCTTATTTTCATGACAGCGCTTTATTACCTATTACTAAGGtacactctcactctcacttcgTTTATCATTTCGTCATCATGACTTATTTTTGaactatgatcattttggtatccattgatcttcTAGTTAATTGCCATGTCTggttcaccttatttagtagagacccattttttaggggcttaaaggggtgctatggtctttaccgtaccttcccaataagtaacctgatccccgaacccagactcaggtttttcgcagacagcttttccaaaaacaaaatcaggAGTCCATTTAggggttttgttcttacttgttttcccctttaaaaataaataaaagtaagtggcgactccaagtcttttctaagaaacatatttttcaccaaataaatgaaaagcgagtctcgccgatcgagtgggaacgcatcattaaaaatacggggtccacacaagtataataaaaaatgatgtctatatattaatatgagaaagtacaatatgagatatcatcaagtaatacatccaatcccataATATAAAGCATCAAAACAAGGAACAATctccactaatataatatgtaaatacaataagataaagaaatgtcctatgatcaagtagtgggaGCCTCAGGTGGAGATGATGCATCCTCAGGTATAGTTGTGACTGTGTCAATTGTCTGAGGCTTATCCTGAGGATCAACTGAAGCAATggcatctgtggtggcctcctGAGGTGGCGGGATCTGGACCTCTACTGTGGTAGTGTCCTCAGCTGGAATAGTATCCTTAGCTGTAGCTAAAGGCTTTGATGATGTAGGAAGGTTAGGCTGAGGTGGAAGTAGAAGACCCAGGTGCTGCTGGATCTAGCGAAGTATAGCAGTCTGCTGGTTCTGCTGGGAACGCATCTTAGCCATCTGTTGGAAGAGAGCGGTGTGTGTGGTGGATAGTGTCTGCAAGGTAGGTACAAGGCCGCGAAACTTCAAAGCAGAGATGGTGATGGAAGGCTTGGATGTAGTAGGAGCAACAGATGGAACAGTAGGAGTCATAGGGGGAGCAGCAGAAACAGCCTCAGGCATGGGCACTGGTGGTGCTGAAGTAGGTGATGCAGGGGCAGGTCGTTTAGTCTCTGTCGGAAGCTCTCCCCGCGTTGTAGGTACTGGAGTAGATTGTGCATGCTCCGTCTGCAGGGGCTTTGGAGGTGCTACCATGAGATGGGCTCCTGGAGGTGCAAAATAGCCCGCCAACTGATtccatttgtcaagagtgaATTGCTCTCAACAAATACGACGACGTTCTTGCTGAGGCTCAGTAGGAAAACCCATATGCT from Vitis vinifera cultivar Pinot Noir 40024 chromosome 9, ASM3070453v1 includes these protein-coding regions:
- the LOC104880290 gene encoding uncharacterized protein LOC104880290, which codes for MTTRGVPSPTSIHFTIDGRHGILEVRDIAEALHIPFEPLDPSAFRRWSPQYLRRTWSLAGYFAPPGAHLMVAPPKPLQTEHAQSTPVPTTRGELPTETKRPAPASPTSAPPVPMPEAVSAAPPMTPTVPSVAPTTSKPSITISALKFRGLIQQHLGLLLPPQPNLPTSSKPLATAKDTIPAEDTTTVEVQIPPPQEATTDAIASVDPQDKPQTIDTVTTIPEDASSPPEAPTT